One genomic segment of Cervus canadensis isolate Bull #8, Minnesota chromosome 14, ASM1932006v1, whole genome shotgun sequence includes these proteins:
- the IGFBPL1 gene encoding insulin-like growth factor-binding protein-like 1 has product MPRSPGLFLLLLVLQPPPAAGLGLRSTGGRNPECGPCRPERCPAPERCPVPGIVARDECGCCARCLGAEGASCGGRAGARCGPGLVCASRAAGAAPEGTGLCVCAQRGSVCGSDGRSYPSVCALRLRARQAPRALPGHLHKARDGPCEFAPVVITPPQSVHNVTGAQVYLSCGVRAVPTPVVTWRKVTRSPAGTQAMEDLPGDHVNIAVHVRGGPSDHEATAWVLIDPLRKEDEGLYQCHSANALGEAQAHGTVTVVGRSQRRAARFPAPDDRL; this is encoded by the exons ATGCCACGCTCACCCGggctcttcctgctgctgctggtgctgcagCCGCCGCCAGCCGCGGGCCTCGGGCTCCGCAGCACAGGCGGACGAAACCCGGAGTGCGGTCCGTGCCGACCAGAGCGCTGTCCCGCGCCCGAGCGCTGCCCGGTGCCTGGCATCGTGGCGCGCGACGAGTGCGGCTGCTGCGCGCGCTGCCTGGGCGCCGAGGGCGCGAGCTGCGGGGGCCGGGCCGGCGCGCGCTGCGGCCCAGGGCTCGTGTGTGCGAGCCGCGCCGCGGGGGCCGCGCCCGAGGGCACCGGGCTCTGCGTGTGCGCGCAGCGCGGCTCGGTCTGCGGCTCCGACGGCCGGTCGTACCCCAGCGTTTGCGCGCTGCGCCTGCGCGCCCGCCAGGCGCCCCGCGCGCTCCCTGGCCACCTGCACAAGGCGCGCGACGGCCCCTGCGAATTTG CTCCTGTGGTCATCACCCCACCCCAGAGCGTTCACAATGTCACCGGGGCACAGGTGTACCTGTCCTGTGGGGTGAGGGCTGTGCCCACCCCAGTTGTCACGTGGAGGAAG GTCACACGGTCTCCTGCGGGCACCCAGGCAATGGAGGACCTGCCTGGGGACCACGTCAACATAGCCGTCCATGTCCGAGGAGGCCCTTCTGACCACGAGGCCACCGCCTGGGTTTTG ATCGACCCTCTGAGGAAGGAAGACGAGGGGCTGTACCAGTGCCACTCAGCCAACGCGCTCGGGGAGGCCCAGGCTCACGGCACCGTGACCGTGGTCGGTCGGAGTCAGCGCAGAGCAGCCCGCTTCCCCGCTCCAGACGACCGCCTGTGA
- the ALDH1B1 gene encoding LOW QUALITY PROTEIN: aldehyde dehydrogenase X, mitochondrial (The sequence of the model RefSeq protein was modified relative to this genomic sequence to represent the inferred CDS: inserted 2 bases in 2 codons; substituted 1 base at 1 genomic stop codon), which produces MTPPTPNSWRWKCFVDNEVNPAEDPEYLVASDFCPPGPKTPPEPPASKGPAGGASAAGREVGGSPGGGSASLAAEPQDRSEAGLAASLPAEARLDPGESEPAREREPQSAAVLSTLRFPVPRLLALHRPATRYFSAAALPSPIPNPDTRYNQLFXRNEWHDAVSKKTLPAVSPATREVIGHVAEGDWADVDLAVKAARAAFRLGSPWRRMDASERGQLLNRLADLVERGRVYLAAGFPPGVVNIITGYGPTAGAAIIHHMDIDRVAFTGSTEVGHLIRKAAGDSNLKRVTLELGRKSPRIVLADADMDHAVGQGHEALFFNMGQRCSSGSWAFIEESVYDEFLERTMEKAKQRRVGNPFELDTQQGPQVDREQFEXILGYIQLGQKERAKLLCGGERFGGQGFFIKXTIFGGVQDDVRISREETFGPVQPLFKLKKTEEVIGRANSTRYGSAAAVFTQDLDKAMYFMQVLQAGTVWVNTYNIVTCLTPFGGFKESGNRGELGEDGLKAYTEVKTVTIKVPQKNSEEQLPGRPSSRPRMPSQPPTSGCQTFV; this is translated from the exons AAGGCCCGGCGGGAGGGGCCTCGGCCGCGGGGCGCGAGGTCGGCGGCTCCCCAGGCGGAGGCAGCGCCTCATTGGCTGCTGAGCCCCAGGACCGCTCGGAGGCGGGGCTCGCGGCGAGCCTCCCGGCGGAGGCCCGGCTAGACCCGGGGGAGTCGGAACCTGCGCGCGAGCGCGAGCCGCAGTCTGCCGCGG TACTCAGCACGCTGCGCTTCCCGGTGCCCCGGCTGCTTGCCCTGCACCGCCCCGCCACCCGGTACTTCTCAGCAGCAGCCCTTCCCAGCCCCATCCCGAACCCAGACACCCGCTACAACCAGCTGT ACCGCAACGAGTGGCATGATGCAGTCAGCAAGAAGACTCTCCCAGCAGTCAGTCCTGCCACACGGGAGGTCATCGGCCACGTGGCTGAAGGGGACTGGGCTGACGTGGATCTGGCAGTGAAGGCAGCCCGTGCAGCCTTCCGACTGGGGTCTCCATGGCGCCGGATGGATGCCTCGGAGCGAGGCCAGCTGCTGAACCGCCTGGCCGACCTAGTGGAGAGGGGTCGTGTCTACTTGGC GGCGGGCTTTCCCCCCGGGGTGGTGAACATCATCACAGGCTATGGCCCAACAGCAGGAGCAGCCATCATCCATCACATGGATATCGACAGAGTTGCCTTCACTGGCTCCACCGAGGTGGGCCACCTGATCCGGAAGGCAGCCGGTGATTCCAACCTCAAGAGAGTCACCCTGGAGCTGGGCAGGAAGAGCCCGAGAATCGTGTTGGCTGATGCCGACATGGACCATGCCGTGGGGCAGGGCCACGAGGCCCTATTCTTCAACATGGGCCAGCGCTGCAGTTCGGGTTCCTGGGCCTTCATTGAAGAATCCGTCTATGATGAGTTTCTGGAGAGAACCATGGAGAAAGCTAAGCAGAGGAGAGTCGGGAACCCATTTGAACTGGACACCCAACAGGGGCCCCAGGTGGACAGGGAACAGTTTGAATGAATCCTGGGCTATATCCAGCTGGGCCAGAAGGAGAGGGCAAAACTTCTCTGTGGTGGGGAGCGTTTCGGAGGACAAGGTTTCTTCATCA ACACCATCTTTGGTGGTGTGCAAGATGACGTGAGGATCTCCAGGGAGGAGACCTTCGGGCCTGTGCAGCCACTGTTTAAGTTAAAGAAGACCGAGGAGGTGATTGGGAGGGCCAACAGCACCAGGTATGGCTCGGCTGCTGCCGTGTTTACCCAGGATCTGGACAAAGCCATGTACTTCATGCAGGTACTCCAAGCTGGAACAGTGTGGGTAAACACCTACAACATTGTCACCTGCCTCACGCCATTCGGAGGGTTTAAGGAATCTGGCAACAGGGGGGAGCTGGGGGAAGATGGGCTTAAGGCCTACACAGAGGTGAAGACGGTCACCATCAAGGTTCCTCAGAAGAACTCAGAAGAACAGCTACCAGGGAGACCCAGCTCTAGGCCAAGGATGCCATCACAGCCACCTACCAGTGGTTGCCAAACATTTGTTTAG